From the Winogradskyella forsetii genome, the window ATGTCCTCGGGTTTGCAGATCAACTCTTGGTCATTCATCAGTCAAAAATCATAGCTAAAGACACACCCCAACATGTTTACAGAAATCCTAAATTACCAATAATTGCTTCTTTTTTCGGAGAGTTTAATGTCATTGCTCCTTTTGGTATTGTATATGCCAATCAGATAAAAATTGTTGAAAAATCGGATTTAAAAGCCACTGTAAAAACCTCTTATTTTAATGGAAATTCTTGGTTAATTGAAGCTGAACATGATTCGGAATCTCTTTTTATTGAACATTCAAAACAAATTCAACCTAGTCAAGAAATTTTCTTAAAAATTAATAAATAAATTTTCCCTTTCGGCATAACTTAAACCATTAGGTAGTTCGATGGAAGAAAACTCTAAATGCAATACACGACGCCTTTTTTGAACGGTTGTTTCAGAAGAAGCATGTAACACTAATGGTTTTAATAATTGAACACCTCCGGAAGCAACTTCACTCACAAAAGGAATAGAATTAGTACTAATTAATTTAATTTCTTGTGTACTCAGTTGTTTATTATGAGAACCTGGAATTACTTTTAAGGCACCATTTTTAGAAGTTGTATCGTCTAAATGAATACGCATTGAAAATGTGTTTTTAGAAATTTCTTCTGGTGGACGTACACTTATGACTCCTTTTTTGTTAGTCCAAGACGAAAACCCTTTCGATTCAATTTTCTCTAAAATATTAATTGGCACATCTTGATGCCAAGTGACGTACCAATTATCCTTGGGCGATTTATCAAAATAAATGGCTTTGGTTAAAAATGCATTCTTGTTTATTGATTTTATGAGTTTTTTAAAATTCTTGTTGAATAAAATCTCTTTTAATTCTGGCATTTTAATCAACACTTCGCGCATCCCAAAAGTTTGTTCATTATGAGCCTTAAAATAAGCATCAAACTTAGATTTTAGTTTCCTAATATCACGTTTTGAATATACATGATTTAAAATTCCAAAACCTTTATACTCCAATCGCTTTGCAATAGTTCTTAGACTTTTATCATTAATCTCAGTTTCGTAAACATCAACGGCATCGTATAATCTTTCTTTTACGTTTCGTCTTAAGCGTTCTGGCGCAATGACTTTAATGCCTTCACCTAAACCCAAAATTTCTTTTTCCAATTCAAAATTTAATTGAACATCTAAAGAAATAGTCACACCATAATGGTCTCTACTTATCTGCTTTTGTGAATGATGAAAGGGTTTCGTTAACACATATGGTGCTTGTTTATGGTTGACATAGAGAAGGACTTTTTCTGGCTCCAACGTCGGACTCACAGAAACGCCGATCGCATTGTTATAAAAGTTATCAGAGTTAAAGTTAGGGTCCAAAATATAAGGTTGCTCACTCTTTTCAACAGCTATGATGCGGTCTAAAGCCAAATTCATAATGCCTTCATTTTTTCGTCTTTTGCCAATTAAAAACCATCTGTTTCTAAACTCTTTCAATAAATAACCATGGAATACAAACGTGCTTTCCTTTCGTGCTTTAAACGATTGATAAGTTATTTCTATAGCTTCTTTTCTAAGTATAAACTGATATAGTTGATCTAAATATTCCAGTCCTTTTAAATTATCGTTTTTTTCAAAGTCTATTAAAGATTTCTCATGTGTTTTCTGCGTATAAACATGATCTTCCAATTTTTGAACCATACTACCCAATTCTGAAAAATGGGAAAACCCTTGAAACTGTTTCAAAAACGAAACGGCCTCAGATAGTTTGGTTAAATCCTGATTGGAAATTGGGCTATTGGTAATACTATAATCCGCATCCT encodes:
- a CDS encoding WYL domain-containing protein; protein product: MAVNKNALIRYKTIDKCLQNNFRQWTLNDLIEAVSDALYEYEGKDIDVSKRTVQLDLQMMRSDKLGYNAPIVVYDRKFYKYEDADYSITNSPISNQDLTKLSEAVSFLKQFQGFSHFSELGSMVQKLEDHVYTQKTHEKSLIDFEKNDNLKGLEYLDQLYQFILRKEAIEITYQSFKARKESTFVFHGYLLKEFRNRWFLIGKRRKNEGIMNLALDRIIAVEKSEQPYILDPNFNSDNFYNNAIGVSVSPTLEPEKVLLYVNHKQAPYVLTKPFHHSQKQISRDHYGVTISLDVQLNFELEKEILGLGEGIKVIAPERLRRNVKERLYDAVDVYETEINDKSLRTIAKRLEYKGFGILNHVYSKRDIRKLKSKFDAYFKAHNEQTFGMREVLIKMPELKEILFNKNFKKLIKSINKNAFLTKAIYFDKSPKDNWYVTWHQDVPINILEKIESKGFSSWTNKKGVISVRPPEEISKNTFSMRIHLDDTTSKNGALKVIPGSHNKQLSTQEIKLISTNSIPFVSEVASGGVQLLKPLVLHASSETTVQKRRRVLHLEFSSIELPNGLSYAERENLFINF